From the genome of Candidatus Poribacteria bacterium, one region includes:
- a CDS encoding pyridoxal phosphate-dependent aminotransferase: MDRLGTESAFEVLAKAKQLEAQGRNIIHLEIGQPDFPTPINIIEAAYKAMKDGHTGYCPSAGVPEFREVVAHHITETRGISVHPDEVTVTPGAKPIIFFTILALIDDGDEVIYPEPGFPVYESVIDFIGGKAVPLPLREEVDFRFRLEDLVDSISDRTKLLILNSPQNPTGGTLTPEDLKAIAELAQKHNFYVLTDEVYSRILYEGKHHSVINLPGMKERTILIEGHSKTYAMTGWRLGYGIAPQEIADKITQLTINSNSCTATFTQIAGIEALTGQQTSVTEMVDEFQKRRDAIVGGLNAIEGVSCIKPLGAFYVFPNVTQLPLSCEALADYLMNEADIALLPGTSFGKYGDGYLRLSYANSLENIQEALGRMETAIMKL, from the coding sequence ATGGATCGATTGGGGACAGAATCGGCATTTGAAGTGCTTGCGAAAGCGAAACAATTAGAGGCACAAGGTAGAAACATCATCCATTTAGAAATAGGGCAACCGGATTTCCCAACACCGATTAATATTATTGAGGCAGCATATAAAGCAATGAAGGACGGACATACCGGCTACTGTCCATCCGCTGGCGTGCCGGAGTTTCGTGAAGTTGTCGCGCACCACATAACGGAGACGCGCGGGATCAGCGTCCACCCAGATGAGGTCACCGTGACACCCGGTGCGAAGCCAATTATTTTCTTTACTATCTTGGCTCTAATCGATGATGGTGACGAAGTGATTTATCCCGAACCCGGTTTTCCGGTCTATGAATCAGTTATCGACTTCATCGGTGGAAAAGCCGTTCCGCTGCCCCTTCGCGAAGAGGTAGATTTCCGATTCCGGCTCGAAGATCTCGTTGATTCAATCTCTGACCGAACGAAGCTGCTTATTCTCAACTCACCGCAAAACCCGACAGGCGGGACCCTAACGCCAGAAGACCTCAAAGCAATCGCTGAACTGGCACAGAAACACAACTTTTATGTGCTGACAGATGAAGTGTACTCTCGCATCCTCTACGAAGGCAAACATCATAGTGTCATCAACCTCCCCGGTATGAAAGAACGAACAATTCTCATCGAGGGACATTCTAAAACCTACGCAATGACAGGGTGGCGACTCGGATACGGTATTGCCCCACAAGAAATCGCAGACAAGATTACACAGCTCACAATCAATTCTAATTCTTGTACTGCGACTTTCACACAAATCGCTGGAATAGAAGCATTGACAGGTCAGCAAACCTCTGTTACAGAGATGGTAGACGAGTTTCAGAAACGCCGTGATGCGATTGTGGGTGGACTCAATGCTATTGAAGGCGTGAGCTGTATCAAACCGCTCGGTGCCTTCTATGTGTTTCCCAACGTCACGCAACTCCCTCTCTCGTGTGAAGCACTCGCTGATTATCTGATGAATGAGGCAGACATCGCGCTATTGCCCGGTACCTCCTTCGGCAAATACGGTGACGGTTACCTCCGACTCTCGTATGCTAATTCATTGGAAAATATCCAAGAGGCATTAGGCAGAATGGAAACTGCAATCATGAAATTGTAG
- a CDS encoding SDR family NAD(P)-dependent oxidoreductase, protein MRLKDQVCIITGGGSGIGRGAALMMAEEGATVVIIGRTASKLESVKAEVTAAGGTAVSYVLEVADYDAVEQMVADVLDKFGRIDVLVNNAGHSSHHRRILNTSPEEMRSVIDSNLIGTFFCTKAVVPAMLAAKSGTIINISSLAAVTPGPFSGFAYGAAKAGVINFTEFLNADLRNTGIRASVVVPGEVATPILDNRPIPPDADARATMVDVDETSAAILLIATLPQRSNIPELVIRPTMHRNMTGEIVELDD, encoded by the coding sequence ATGCGTTTAAAGGATCAGGTATGTATCATTACAGGGGGCGGCAGCGGTATTGGTCGCGGTGCTGCCCTCATGATGGCAGAAGAAGGCGCGACAGTTGTTATCATCGGTAGAACGGCATCGAAATTAGAATCCGTTAAGGCTGAAGTCACGGCAGCCGGAGGGACTGCAGTCAGCTACGTACTCGAGGTAGCGGATTACGACGCTGTTGAACAGATGGTTGCAGATGTGCTTGATAAATTCGGACGCATTGATGTGCTTGTGAACAACGCCGGACACAGTTCCCATCACCGACGGATTCTGAACACATCCCCTGAAGAGATGCGCTCGGTTATTGATTCAAATCTGATTGGCACGTTTTTCTGCACGAAAGCAGTCGTACCCGCGATGTTGGCGGCGAAATCGGGAACGATCATCAATATATCGTCGCTTGCGGCGGTTACGCCGGGTCCGTTTAGCGGCTTCGCTTACGGTGCTGCGAAGGCGGGTGTCATCAATTTCACAGAATTTCTCAATGCGGATTTACGGAACACGGGTATCCGCGCGAGCGTGGTGGTCCCTGGCGAAGTCGCAACACCGATTCTGGATAATCGTCCAATTCCACCGGATGCCGATGCGCGCGCGACGATGGTAGATGTTGACGAAACCTCAGCAGCAATTCTACTGATCGCAACGCTACCGCAACGGAGCAACATCCCGGAATTAGTCATTCGTCCAACGATGCATCGTAACATGACAGGCGAGATTGTTGAATTAGATGACTAA
- a CDS encoding DUF3179 domain-containing protein encodes MKNYILTLSLLLFVISCAVTADYADDAIRTLLPFDAIPAITDPQFVPANEAKLDPDTLVIGVTFNGESRAYSLYLLNGHEIVNDVVGGQKIATTWUPLCKTAIVYSRELDGETYTFGVSGKLWRDALLMYDHQTRTLWSHITGEAIKGPLKGKQLKPLVSTPQIAWKTWQMNYPETHVLSVPTRGVMRESINQDVYADYHASERAGVSGMEYTDDRLPNKSLVIGVQVPAKDGTTQFRAYPLTHFAKNAVINDTLGEVPLLIFHDKRSFATAVFTRNVAGDVRTFSAPDKHFVQDNTGTRWNLITGEATSGKEKGTRLERLPAINIYWFAWARYYPETSIYR; translated from the coding sequence ATGAAAAATTACATCCTCACGCTCTCACTGCTACTTTTCGTTATCTCCTGCGCGGTTACTGCAGATTATGCCGATGACGCAATCCGAACGCTATTACCTTTTGATGCTATTCCGGCTATTACAGACCCGCAGTTTGTGCCTGCCAACGAGGCGAAACTTGATCCCGACACCCTTGTTATCGGTGTAACCTTCAATGGCGAAAGCCGGGCGTATTCACTCTATCTACTCAATGGACACGAGATCGTCAATGACGTTGTCGGTGGACAGAAGATTGCCACTACATGGTGACCGCTCTGCAAAACGGCTATCGTGTATAGCCGGGAACTTGACGGTGAGACCTATACCTTCGGTGTCAGCGGCAAATTATGGCGGGATGCCCTGTTGATGTACGACCATCAGACCCGTACCCTCTGGTCGCATATTACTGGGGAAGCGATAAAGGGACCCCTAAAGGGCAAGCAGTTGAAACCACTGGTCTCCACACCGCAGATTGCATGGAAAACATGGCAGATGAACTATCCAGAAACCCATGTCCTGTCTGTACCTACCAGAGGCGTGATGCGTGAGAGTATAAATCAAGATGTCTACGCCGACTATCACGCCAGCGAGCGCGCAGGTGTGAGTGGAATGGAATACACCGATGATAGGTTACCCAATAAATCCCTCGTGATTGGGGTTCAAGTGCCAGCCAAAGATGGCACCACCCAGTTCCGCGCTTACCCCTTAACTCACTTCGCAAAAAATGCCGTAATTAACGACACACTTGGCGAAGTCCCACTGTTGATCTTTCACGACAAGAGGTCATTTGCGACAGCCGTCTTTACGCGGAACGTGGCGGGAGATGTACGCACCTTTAGCGCACCAGACAAGCATTTTGTACAAGATAATACCGGCACACGCTGGAATCTCATTACAGGTGAGGCGACCTCTGGAAAAGAAAAAGGAACACGGCTGGAGCGTCTACCTGCTATCAATATTTACTGGTTCGCATGGGCACGGTACTATCCTGAGACCTCTATCTATCGTTAG
- a CDS encoding YCF48-related protein encodes MNKLKSHGQCKAKTNFVRVDKICLRQESLKLTLHLAILVTVAIACSVFVALPTAEGWTVVQERDPNVRDYMSITFTSKNTGWVVGAASFEDFENPGFIGYTTDGGASWQKSEVQIPADLAEVYFLDDKHGWAVGANGTIVATDNGQDWELQTSKVGNGLKGIYFVNKDVGLAVGESDTILSTKNGGRSWKVLQGGQLGAVGDDDANMYNAVQFLDEETGWLAGVRVSPSTQGQSALIQKTTDGGQSWVTQETGKEDILEDLFFLNASMGWAVGENGVILHTNNGGESWTEQASGTQETLRSVGFADENNGWAIGGDFGVGAILHTTDGGTTWELEDSTEKLVKVFVLDGKNVWLASSTGAVMRAE; translated from the coding sequence ATGAATAAATTGAAGTCACACGGACAATGTAAAGCAAAGACAAATTTTGTCCGTGTGGACAAAATTTGTCTCAGGCAGGAAAGTTTAAAACTTACATTGCATTTAGCGATTCTCGTAACAGTGGCAATCGCCTGTTCTGTTTTTGTTGCTTTACCGACGGCGGAAGGATGGACAGTCGTGCAAGAACGCGACCCAAACGTTCGGGATTACATGTCTATCACTTTCACAAGCAAAAATACCGGCTGGGTAGTGGGTGCAGCGTCGTTTGAGGATTTTGAAAATCCGGGCTTCATCGGTTACACGACAGACGGTGGTGCATCCTGGCAAAAATCGGAAGTTCAAATCCCTGCCGATTTAGCTGAGGTCTACTTTTTAGACGATAAACATGGTTGGGCAGTTGGTGCGAATGGCACGATTGTAGCAACTGATAACGGTCAAGACTGGGAATTACAAACCAGCAAAGTTGGCAACGGACTTAAGGGCATCTATTTCGTAAATAAAGATGTCGGCCTCGCCGTAGGAGAGAGCGATACAATCCTCTCCACGAAAAACGGTGGACGCTCTTGGAAGGTGCTTCAAGGTGGCCAACTCGGTGCTGTTGGCGACGACGATGCGAATATGTACAACGCTGTCCAGTTCCTTGACGAAGAGACGGGTTGGCTTGCGGGGGTTCGCGTGAGCCCGAGCACACAGGGACAGAGTGCCTTAATTCAAAAAACCACGGACGGAGGACAGAGTTGGGTTACGCAAGAGACTGGTAAAGAAGACATTCTCGAAGACCTCTTTTTCCTTAACGCTTCAATGGGTTGGGCAGTCGGTGAAAATGGTGTAATCCTTCATACCAATAACGGTGGCGAAAGCTGGACAGAGCAAGCCAGTGGCACACAAGAAACACTACGAAGTGTTGGGTTTGCGGACGAGAATAACGGCTGGGCTATCGGTGGTGACTTTGGGGTCGGTGCCATTCTACATACCACTGATGGTGGCACAACCTGGGAGCTTGAAGATTCTACGGAGAAATTAGTTAAAGTTTTCGTGCTTGATGGAAAAAATGTGTGGTTAGCAAGTTCCACGGGAGCCGTCATGCGCGCAGAATAA
- a CDS encoding protein-L-isoaspartate(D-aspartate) O-methyltransferase, translating to MLLAKNYETLRKKMVKDQIEARGIRDPRTLAVMQKVERHLFVKPEYLNIAYRDGPLPIHCQQTVSQPYIVALMTDLLRLTPTSKVLEIGTGCGYQTAILAELAGAVYSVEILPTLAKSAKARLERLNYRNISFKEGNGHHGWQEYAPYDAVLVAAAPKVVPEHLVQQLGEGGRMVIPVGDSEQNLLLIQKKPQIEEGSEPFLETTEVTGVSFVPMTGSPN from the coding sequence ATGCTACTTGCTAAAAACTATGAGACCCTACGCAAGAAGATGGTTAAGGATCAAATCGAAGCTCGTGGCATCCGCGATCCGAGAACACTCGCTGTCATGCAAAAGGTAGAACGGCACCTGTTCGTAAAGCCAGAATATCTCAACATAGCGTATCGGGACGGTCCGCTCCCCATCCATTGCCAACAAACAGTTTCGCAACCGTATATCGTTGCATTAATGACGGACCTGCTAAGACTCACCCCGACTTCAAAAGTACTTGAAATTGGAACGGGATGTGGCTATCAAACAGCTATCTTAGCAGAATTGGCAGGGGCAGTCTACTCAGTCGAAATTCTGCCGACACTCGCCAAAAGCGCGAAGGCTCGGTTAGAACGTCTCAACTACCGGAATATATCCTTCAAAGAAGGCAATGGTCATCACGGTTGGCAGGAATATGCGCCTTATGATGCCGTGCTTGTGGCAGCCGCGCCTAAGGTCGTCCCAGAGCACTTGGTTCAGCAACTCGGCGAAGGCGGAAGAATGGTTATTCCAGTCGGTGATAGTGAGCAAAATCTCCTTTTAATTCAGAAGAAGCCCCAAATTGAAGAGGGTTCCGAGCCGTTTCTGGAAACGACAGAGGTTACAGGGGTCAGTTTCGTGCCGATGACAGGATCACCGAATTAA
- the sppA gene encoding signal peptide peptidase SppA, translated as MAPPLLFNHCLQYVGKTIVSAALIYGMSTLSAAAASPKAGTHLPSSSIAVSDDALATFFNPSGLGTGRGLNLYYLRTYQSNWAGDDAFFLAVPNGGFGIEFATADADTPFTRYTLSSGRHLGHSLYAGTSYSWINSDDKTYDTFRSLSLGLMYRRRYFSIGAMARDLNQPKLLGEKLGRTYDLGLAIRPGTWRTTLSLDMQKTQGIEGVDLRYALEVRPIRELLLRGTLNSDLSFDVRFGINIGNWGLGTGNTFDKNRESQTGVGYFHFSNTPTTKQLPRRRMFLDLQMHSLKDVLSIAKSDEDVAGILVRINGDDYGMAQLQEMADAILNFRESGRVVLCYITTKCSTGDYIVASVCDGILIHPFAEVRLIGLRAERSFYKGTLDMLGIRANLEHIGKYKSAAEAFTRKEMSEAQREIQNIILDDLYEQLVDAIAKGRGWTPEDVKKRIDEGPYTALQAFRIELVDRISTEGHLKNAVTELTDKHTDLVSLNEYAKSRLYTQDWRVPQPKIAIIEAKGLMVTGDSFTDLLTGTQVMGADTIVRAIREAKDDDAIKAVVLRIDSGGGLVVAADIIWQALVPLTKIKPVVVSMGDVAASGGYYIAAPANVIVAEPGTITGSIGVIGGKYSLKGLYEKLGIQKEILKRGEHADFYSDYSDYPPSAQEIIRKQIKEVYNEFITKVAAGRSELTTPEVDKLGRGRIWSGRQAKENGLVDELGGLNLALAIAQEYAGLQEKTVEIIRFPKQTWSSQLVNNLRFSSAPLYQAAPEGIGGERKIIELPLIARYGGFSDTLKLINILRQHRLFLLMPYHIAMGQ; from the coding sequence ATGGCTCCGCCTCTACTATTTAACCATTGCTTACAGTATGTTGGTAAAACCATTGTCTCGGCAGCACTGATTTACGGGATGAGTACACTTTCTGCTGCTGCTGCGTCACCAAAGGCGGGGACACACTTACCCTCCAGCTCCATCGCCGTTAGCGATGATGCCTTAGCCACATTTTTTAATCCGTCTGGGTTGGGTACAGGCCGGGGCTTAAACCTGTACTATCTCCGCACATATCAGAGCAATTGGGCAGGCGATGACGCTTTTTTCCTCGCTGTCCCCAATGGGGGATTTGGGATCGAATTCGCGACCGCTGACGCTGACACGCCCTTTACACGCTATACGCTCTCCAGCGGACGACACCTGGGGCATTCGCTCTACGCCGGAACAAGCTACAGCTGGATAAATTCAGACGATAAAACCTATGATACATTCCGCTCCCTTTCTCTTGGACTCATGTACCGACGGCGATACTTCTCAATCGGTGCGATGGCGCGGGATCTTAACCAGCCCAAATTACTCGGTGAGAAACTTGGACGCACCTACGATTTGGGATTAGCGATCCGTCCAGGAACCTGGCGAACCACTCTTTCACTTGATATGCAGAAAACACAAGGCATTGAAGGCGTTGACCTCCGCTATGCTTTAGAGGTACGCCCGATTCGCGAGCTGCTGCTTCGCGGCACACTAAACAGCGATCTGAGTTTTGATGTCCGTTTTGGTATTAATATCGGGAATTGGGGATTAGGGACAGGAAACACTTTCGACAAAAATCGAGAATCACAAACCGGTGTCGGTTATTTTCACTTTTCCAACACTCCTACAACGAAGCAGCTCCCTCGCCGCCGCATGTTTCTTGACTTGCAGATGCACTCCCTGAAAGATGTCTTGTCCATAGCAAAATCGGATGAAGATGTTGCTGGCATTCTCGTTCGTATCAATGGAGATGACTACGGCATGGCACAACTTCAGGAAATGGCAGATGCCATCTTGAATTTCAGGGAATCCGGCCGCGTTGTCCTCTGCTACATCACCACTAAATGCTCCACTGGAGATTATATTGTCGCATCTGTCTGTGATGGTATCTTAATACATCCGTTCGCCGAAGTACGGTTGATTGGGCTGCGCGCAGAACGTTCCTTTTATAAAGGAACCTTGGACATGCTCGGTATCAGAGCGAATCTCGAACATATTGGGAAATATAAATCTGCCGCCGAAGCCTTCACAAGAAAAGAGATGTCCGAAGCACAACGCGAAATCCAGAACATCATTCTGGACGATCTCTATGAACAGCTCGTAGATGCGATTGCAAAGGGACGTGGATGGACTCCCGAAGATGTCAAAAAACGCATTGACGAGGGACCCTACACAGCACTGCAAGCTTTCCGTATCGAACTTGTTGACCGGATCTCCACTGAAGGGCACCTGAAAAATGCTGTAACCGAACTCACCGATAAACACACAGACTTGGTATCCCTTAATGAATACGCAAAAAGCAGGTTGTATACGCAGGATTGGCGGGTCCCACAGCCGAAAATTGCAATTATTGAAGCGAAAGGATTGATGGTAACAGGTGATAGTTTCACTGATCTGCTTACGGGGACACAAGTCATGGGTGCGGATACGATCGTGCGAGCGATTCGGGAAGCAAAAGATGACGATGCTATAAAGGCAGTCGTCTTGCGGATTGATAGCGGGGGCGGACTTGTTGTCGCTGCTGATATTATATGGCAAGCCTTGGTTCCACTTACCAAGATCAAACCGGTGGTGGTGTCAATGGGAGATGTGGCAGCATCAGGAGGCTACTATATTGCTGCACCGGCAAATGTTATCGTCGCTGAACCCGGAACAATTACGGGTTCGATCGGTGTGATTGGCGGTAAGTATAGCTTGAAAGGACTCTACGAAAAACTGGGAATCCAAAAGGAAATTCTTAAACGGGGCGAACATGCTGATTTTTACTCAGATTATAGCGATTACCCGCCCTCAGCACAGGAAATCATTCGGAAACAGATTAAGGAAGTCTATAACGAATTCATTACAAAGGTAGCTGCTGGACGCAGCGAGTTAACAACACCCGAGGTAGATAAACTCGGACGTGGACGTATCTGGTCAGGCAGACAGGCAAAAGAAAACGGATTGGTAGATGAACTCGGCGGTTTAAACCTTGCACTCGCCATCGCGCAAGAATATGCGGGATTGCAAGAAAAAACGGTTGAGATCATTCGTTTCCCTAAACAGACATGGTCCTCCCAACTTGTCAATAATCTTCGATTCTCATCTGCCCCGCTATATCAGGCTGCACCTGAAGGTATCGGTGGTGAGCGTAAGATTATAGAACTACCACTTATCGCGCGATATGGAGGTTTCAGCGACACTTTGAAACTTATAAATATCCTTAGGCAACACAGACTTTTTCTTCTCATGCCCTACCACATAGCCATGGGTCAATAG
- a CDS encoding phytanoyl-CoA dioxygenase family protein gives MKLTEHQVNFFNTFGYLAIPNLFSSSEMEWVIEEFEMTIQEFGGGKDHDGTHRTMFGGPIEHRPRLCTLLDDERIKGLVGGVIGEDFNYAGGDGNYYAGDTGWHPDGNWGQLFACKVAFYLDSLTKDTGCLRVIPGSQNPSHFVRAEKIDPNQSEALYGIPPRDFPTNIALENTPGDVVIFNHDTYHAAFGGGTRRRMFTMNCTRHCTTEPDLETLHQYLSVHSAGGYQIDTGAGMFFPTLVDTADAIRRTHLQQCSDIHDELFPQYARRS, from the coding sequence ATGAAACTAACAGAACACCAAGTGAACTTTTTCAACACCTTCGGCTACTTGGCAATACCGAACCTGTTTTCTTCGAGCGAGATGGAATGGGTTATCGAAGAATTCGAGATGACGATTCAGGAATTCGGTGGTGGCAAAGACCATGATGGGACACACCGCACAATGTTCGGAGGTCCGATTGAGCATCGTCCTCGGCTTTGCACCTTGCTTGATGATGAACGTATCAAGGGACTGGTTGGTGGTGTCATCGGTGAGGACTTCAACTATGCTGGCGGGGATGGAAACTATTACGCTGGAGACACCGGTTGGCATCCCGACGGCAACTGGGGACAACTCTTCGCTTGTAAGGTAGCGTTTTACCTCGATTCATTGACGAAAGACACGGGATGTCTGCGCGTTATTCCGGGGAGCCAAAATCCATCTCACTTTGTCAGAGCCGAGAAAATCGATCCGAATCAATCAGAAGCACTGTACGGCATTCCACCGCGCGACTTTCCAACAAACATCGCACTGGAAAATACACCCGGCGATGTGGTAATTTTTAATCATGACACTTATCACGCAGCGTTTGGCGGTGGGACCCGGCGGCGGATGTTCACAATGAATTGCACGCGACATTGCACAACCGAACCAGATTTAGAGACCCTACATCAGTATCTAAGCGTCCACTCAGCAGGTGGGTATCAAATTGACACAGGCGCCGGCATGTTCTTCCCAACGCTGGTTGACACTGCTGACGCAATACGCCGAACCCATTTGCAACAATGTTCTGATATCCATGACGAATTGTTTCCTCAATACGCTCGGCGTTCTTAG
- the thrB gene encoding homoserine kinase, with protein MPQTFNSALNEKVTARIPASTTNLGPGFDVLGLALQLYSTVTLEPSDTATEVVVSGVDADKIPNTPEHVAFQAVELVFKRSGTKRPNGFKLRIDNGIPAIRGLGGSGTAILGGLLTANILCGLPFSDAELLNFATEMEGHPDNVAASLYGGIVVSAQEDGHVHTIRLTFPPELSIVLAIPNFPLSTKQAREVLPKSVDFADAIYNTSRSTLLIASIATGQFEMLKVAMKDKLHQPYRTSLIPGFNDVAEAAIANGALSVALSGAGPTVAAYCLEHAEQVAKQMQTAFNKHQIACDIKILKADAAGANVQTGALCRSG; from the coding sequence ATGCCTCAAACTTTCAATAGTGCGTTAAACGAGAAAGTCACCGCTCGTATCCCAGCAAGCACGACGAATTTGGGTCCTGGCTTTGATGTCTTAGGACTCGCTTTACAACTCTACAGCACAGTCACATTGGAACCATCCGACACCGCAACCGAAGTCGTTGTAAGCGGCGTAGATGCCGATAAGATACCGAATACGCCAGAACATGTAGCGTTTCAAGCAGTCGAATTAGTTTTCAAGCGAAGCGGAACAAAACGTCCCAACGGTTTTAAACTACGCATTGACAATGGAATACCTGCAATCCGTGGGTTAGGTGGCAGTGGTACAGCCATTCTTGGTGGATTGTTAACAGCGAACATCTTATGTGGGCTGCCATTTTCTGATGCCGAACTTCTCAACTTCGCGACAGAGATGGAAGGACACCCAGATAATGTGGCGGCCTCACTATACGGTGGTATTGTCGTTTCAGCACAAGAAGATGGACATGTGCATACCATTCGGCTGACGTTTCCCCCGGAACTCTCCATTGTGCTTGCAATCCCGAATTTTCCGCTTTCAACCAAACAAGCGCGAGAAGTTCTACCAAAATCGGTTGATTTCGCGGACGCAATCTACAATACGAGTCGTAGCACATTACTAATTGCCAGTATTGCGACGGGGCAATTTGAGATGTTGAAAGTAGCCATGAAGGATAAGCTGCACCAACCATACCGCACCTCACTAATTCCTGGATTTAACGATGTCGCTGAAGCTGCTATTGCTAATGGCGCACTCAGTGTTGCGCTGAGTGGTGCGGGACCGACTGTAGCTGCCTATTGTCTGGAACACGCCGAACAGGTCGCGAAACAGATGCAAACTGCCTTCAATAAACATCAGATCGCTTGTGATATTAAGATTCTGAAAGCAGATGCTGCCGGAGCGAATGTACAAACTGGTGCTCTCTGTCGGAGCGGATAG